The Camelina sativa cultivar DH55 chromosome 14, Cs, whole genome shotgun sequence genome includes a window with the following:
- the LOC104742680 gene encoding mitogen-activated protein kinase kinase 4-like, whose product MKPIQSPPGVSLSVPVKSRPRRRPDLTLPLPQRDVSLAVPLPLPPPASSGGSAPSSGGSASASSSATSCNSSSSSEPKNYSDLVRGNRIGSGAGGTVYKVVHRPSSRLYALKVIYGNHEEAVRRQICREIEILRDVNHPNVVKCHEMFDQNGEIQVLLEFMDKGSLEGAHVWKEQELADLSRQILSGLAYLHGRHIVHRDIKPSNLLTNSAKNVKIADFGVSRILAQTMDPCNSSVGTIAYMSPERINTDLNQGKYDGYAGDIWSLGVSILEFYLGKFPFPVSRQGDWASLMCAICMAQPPEAPATASPEFRHFISCCLQREPRKRRSAMQLLQHPFILRASPSQNRSPQNLHQLLPPPRPLSSSSSASSSPTT is encoded by the coding sequence ATGAAACCGATTCAATCGCCACCAGGAGTATCATTATCCGTTCCGGTTAAGAGCCGTCCTCGTCGCCGTCCTGATCTTACCTTACCGCTTCCTCAGCGCGATGTATCCCTCGCCGTACCTCTCCCTCTGCCACCACCTGCTTCTTCCGGTGGATCTGCGCCGTCTTCCGGTGGTTCTGCTTCTGCGTCGTCATCAGCTACGAGCTGTAACAGCTCCTCCTCCTCGGAGCCGAAGAACTATTCGGATTTAGTGCGAGGTAACCGGATCGGAAGCGGAGCTGGTGGAACGGTTTACAAAGTGGTTCACCGTCCGAGCTCTCGCTTATACGCGCTCAAGGTGATTTACGGTAACCACGAGGAGGCTGTGAGGCGTCAGATCTGTAGAGAGATCGAGATTTTGCGAGATGTGAACCACCCAAACGTTGTGAAATGTCACGAGATGTTTGATCAGAACGGTGAGATCCAGGTTTTGCTTGAGTTTATGGATAAAGGTTCTTTGGAAGGTGCTCATGTGTGGAAAGAGCAAGAGCTAGCTGATCTCTCTCGTCAGATTCTTAGTGGTTTAGCTTATCTCCATGGCCGTCACATCGTTCACCGTGATATCAAACCTTCGAATCTGCTTACCAACTCTGCTAAGAACGTTAAGATTGCTGATTTTGGAGTGAGTAGGATCTTGGCTCAGACTATGGATCCGTGTAACTCCTCTGTAGGTACCATTGCTTATATGAGTCCTGAGAGGATCAACACTGACTTGAACCAGGGGAAGTACGATGGTTACGCTGGAGATATCTGGAGCTTAGGTGTTAGCATTTTGGAGTTTTACTTGGGGAAATTCCCATTCCCTGTGAGCAGGCAAGGTGATTGGGCAAGCCTCATGTGTGCCATTTGTATGGCCCAGCCGCCTGAAGCTCCAGCGACGGCGTCACCTGAGTTTAGGCACTTTATATCGTGTTGCTTGCAGAGAGAACCAAGGAAAAGGAGAAGTGCGATGCAGCTTTTGCAGCATCCTTTCATATTAAGAGCAAGTCCGAGCCAGAACAGGTCTCCTCAGAATCTACATCAGCTCTTGCCTCCTCCTCGTCCTCTCTCCTCCTCGTCTTCTGCTTCCTCTTCTCCAACCACATAG
- the LOC104742682 gene encoding uncharacterized protein LOC104742682 isoform X1, with protein sequence MALPPYDPKFTMAFQFGYEPEIETDHEHDESASAAIVAAELISSARLALKLDTVHTEYSAQYLVDNAPSSRRRKLTVKGCLEFALKKGIPKAEDWPQLGSVSKPSSSYKPPLVSMKGQVIEPKNMDQVRDLLLHQPVGAKLHVFSPHVELQQDGIYCGSSGEPATYVGLRDGIVLKVEKIYGKSIATVKIWYKQKFIFLKVALSRMFFHNGRRPGMPDIGPTVLLVDFCVPRLSID encoded by the exons ATGGCACTCCCACCCTATGATCCCAAGTTCACAATGGCATTCCAATTCGGCTACGAGCCAGAGATTGAGACTGACCATGAGCACG ATGAGTCTGCTTCTGCTGCTATTGTAGCTGCTGAACTGATCAGTTCTGCACGGCTTGCACTTAAGCTGGATACTGTCCATACTGAGTACTCAGCTCAGTATTTGGTGGACAATGCTCCTAGCTCACGCAGGCGCAAGCTCACTGTCAAAGGCTGCCTTGAGTTTGCGTTAAAGAAAGGCATACCGAAAGCTGAAGATTGGCCACAGTTGGGATCTGTGTCAAAGCCTTCATCATCGTACAAACCTCCTCTCGTTTCCATGAAAGGACAAGTCATTGAGCCTAAGAATATGGATCAAGTACGTGACTTGTTGTTGCATCAACCCGTGGGAGCAAAACTGCATGTGTTCAGTCCACACGTTGAACTTCAACAAGAC GGAATTTACTGTGGTTCGTCAGGTGAGCCAGCAACCTATGTTGGGCTTAGAGATGGGATCGTTCTTAAAGTTGAGAAGATCTATGGAAAGTCCATCGCAACAGTGAAGATATG GTACAAGCAGAAGTTCATATTTCTGAAAGTGGCTTTGAGCAGAATGTTTTTTCACAACGGTCGTCGCCCAGGGATGCCGGACATAGGGCCAACGGTTCTGCTTGTTGACTTTTGTGTCCCACGCCTATCCATCGATTAA
- the LOC104742682 gene encoding uncharacterized protein LOC104742682 isoform X3 encodes MALPPYDPKFTMAFQFGYEPEIETDHEHDESASAAIVAAELISSARLALKLDTVHTEYSAQYLVDNAPSSRRRKLTVKGCLEFALKKGIPKAEDWPQLGSVSKPSSSYKPPLVSMKGQVIEPKNMDQVRDLLLHQPVGAKLHVFSPHVELQQDGIYCGSSGEPATYVGLRDGIVLKVEKIYGKSIATVKIWYKQKFIFLKVALSRMFFHNGRRPGMPDIGPTVLLVDFCVPRLSID; translated from the exons ATGGCACTCCCACCCTATGATCCCAAGTTCACAATGGCATTCCAATTCGGCTACGAGCCAGAGATTGAGACTGACCATGAGCACG ATGAGTCTGCTTCTGCTGCTATTGTAGCTGCTGAACTGATCAGTTCTGCACGGCTTGCACTTAAGCTGGATACTGTCCATACTGAGTACTCAGCTCAGTATTTGGTGGACAATGCTCCTAGCTCACGCAGGCGCAAGCTCACTGTCAAAGGCTGCCTTGAGTTTGCGTTAAAGAAAGGCATACCGAAAGCTGAAGATTGGCCACAGTTGGGATCTGTGTCAAAGCCTTCATCATCGTACAAACCTCCTCTCGTTTCCATGAAAGGACAAGTCATTGAGCCTAAGAATATGGATCAAGTACGTGACTTGTTGTTGCATCAACCCGTGGGAGCAAAACTGCATGTGTTCAGTCCACACGTTGAACTTCAACAAGAC GGAATTTACTGTGGTTCGTCAGGTGAGCCAGCAACCTATGTTGGGCTTAGAGATGGGATCGTTCTTAAAGTTGAGAAGATCTATGGAAAGTCCATCGCAACAGTGAAGATATGGTACAAGCAGAAGTTCATATTTCTGAAAGTGGCTTTGAGCAGAATGTTTTTTCACAACGGTCGTCGCCCAGGGATGCCGGACATAGGGCCAACGGTTCTGCTTGTTGACTTTTGTGTCCCACGCCTATCCATCGATTAA